A window of Bacteroidia bacterium genomic DNA:
AGAGCTTTATGTCCGGAATACTGTTTTACAATTCCTTTTGCTTCAAAAATATTCATATCTCGAAATTTGTTTCGAAGATAAAGCTTTTGCTGTGAACTTTTACTCAATTCACATATTTTAGGATTTTGAAATTACTTTTAACCTCCGGAAAGTAAATTAATATTTTATAATAAGGCTGCTATTTTGTATCATTGCTAAAAATTTGAATTATGCCACGCATCCTTATAATTGACGACGAAAAAAGCATCAGAAATACTTTAAAAGAAATTCTCGAGTACGAAAAATATGAAGTAGAAATTGCCGAAGATGGTCCACAAGGATTGGAAATTATAAGCTCTTCAAAAATAGATGCTGTTTTATGCGATATCAAAATGCCAAAGATGGACGGTATAGAAGTGCTTTTAAATATTGCAAAAGATCAGCCGGAAGTTCCAGTTATCATGATTTCTGGACACGGAGACATCGAAACAGCTGTTGATTCGTTAAAAAAAGGTGCATTCGACTATATTCAAAAACCTTTAGATCTTAACCGATTACTTGTAACATTAAGAAATGCACTCGATAAATCGAAGCTTGTTATTGAAACAAAAATTCTACGAAAAAAAATAAACAAAGCTTACGAAATGGTTGGTAGCTCTTCAGCTATTTCAAAGGTAAAAGAAATGATAGAAAAAATTGCACCAACAGATGCAAGAGTACTAATTACAGGCGAAAATGGAACAGGAAAAGAACTAGTTGCTCATCAGATTCATGAAAAAAGCAACAGATCAACCGGACCATTTATTGAAGTAAATTGTGCTGCAATTCCATCCGAATTAATAGAAAGTGAGCTTTTTGGTCACGAAAAAGGCGCATTTACATCAGCAATAAAACAACGTATAGGAAAATTTGAACAAGCTACTGGTGGTACACTTTTCCTTGATGAAATAGGTGACATGAGTCTTTCTGCCCAGGCAAAAGTTTTACGAGCTTTACAGGAAAACAGAATAACAAAAGTAGGTGGAGAAAAAGAAATTCAGGTAAATGTAAGAGTTATTGCTGCTACAAATAAGAATTTAAAAGAAGAAATTGAAAAACATTGTTTCCGCGAAGATTTATACCATAGGTTAAGTGTTATTTTAATTCAGGTTCCCCCTCTAAATGAAAGAAAGGAAGATATTCCTGAGTTAGCAAATCATTTTATTGAGCAAATATGTAACGATTACGGAATACCAAAGAAAAAAATTACTGCAGGTGCAATTAAGGAATTACAAACAATAAAATGGACAGGAAATATCCGCGAATTTCATAATGTTATAGAAAGATTAATTATTCTTTGTCAAAATGAAATTACTGAAACAGATGTAAAATCTTTTGCTCAGCCACTTGGGCATTAATCTTCATTATATGTATAGCTTCTGTTGTATTCTTTAGTTGCAATACTTCTAAAGTATTTTTCAGTAAAAGTATCGTCAATTGAATTATAAAAATCAATTACAAATTTTACTTTGCTTTTCATAACTGGATAATTATCGTAAATATACCAGAAATCATTCTCGGGTTTAAACAACTGCTCAGCAATTGAGCTCAAATCTTCATCAACACAAGATGATGCGTATTCACTTAAAAAGCCTTTTTCAATTAAATCATAATCAAAAGAAATAGATGCATTTCCAGATAATAATGCATTTATTCCACCACACCCATAATTAACGCTATCAGGTTTAAGAAGTTTGAAAGCAACAGTATCAAAATTATATCTATATTTTAAAATTGTAACAAATTCATGATGAAAAGTTTGTTCTATAAATTCTGAAGAATAATAATTATCAACCAAATATACCGAGGTATTAGAACATGTACCACCATAACTAACATCATAAAAGCTAAGTTCACTTAAAACATATACCTTATCTAAATTATTTGAGATTAAATATTGGGGATACTTTCCAAAAGCATCATTTATAACATTTAACACGTTTTTTCTGAATGGAGGCGGTAATTCCCTTGCATGTGGATGAATTTCAGGTGTTCGCCATTCAGGAGGGAAAATAAATCTATTAACTTCAAAACAGATATTAACCCCTGTATTTTTATGAACATAATTATTCTTACAAGAAATAAATAAAAATATAACAATATATAATAAACTAATTTTTCTCAACGGGTTTTTCTAATTCATTAAGAAATTTTTGATACTCTTTAATTTGAGGTTTTTCTTTCTTTTGTTCTTCAATTAGTGCAGAGTTTGCAAATTCTTTAGCTTCAAAATTTTTACCCAGTTTTTTATATATTCTTGCTTTATCAAGCATAATTTCAGCAGAGAGATAATTATTATTAATTAAATAATCGCACCATTTTATTGCATTATTTAATATTTCAACTTTAGTTACATTCTTTGTAACATTCTGAATAATATACTCTAATTCATAATTCTGAATATTTTCTAGTCCAAAATTATTAATATACTTATCTGCTAGCACACCATAATACTCCCAATCACGCCATTTACTTGTACAATAAAACTGCATTTCAATTTTTGCAGCAATCTTTGCAGAATCAACAAAATTATATGGATCAATTCTTTCTTTAATAACAATTTTAACAGGTTTTGGATCTTTTTGAGTTGTAAGTACCCAAAGTGATTTTGCAAATATTGTTACAAGTCTTGTTTCAATTCTTTGGGTTCCATAAATCTGTTTAAATTTATCATTATTTGCAGCAAAATACTTAAACTCTCTTGAATTAATATCAGTTAAATACCATTCCATTAAAGATAAATTTATTTCTTTTAATAAATCAGTATCATTTTGAGTTTTAAAGTATTCGTTTATATCATATGAAATATTCAGATTTACACAAGCTAGCGCATATTTTGAGAGCAATTCGGGAGTTCGATCACCCGAATTATATTTCCTTAACAACGAGCCAAAATTATTTTCCCTGTCCAATGCTCGCTTTCCTGTTCTTATAAATTCAGCAGTATCACATCCACCTAATGAGCGATGCTCAACTTCGCCATCACCATTAATATACAAAAGTGTTGGATATGCATTTATCCCATAGGTTTTCTTCACATCCTTACCAACACCTTTTTCCATATCTAATTTATAATTCACAAAATTTGTATTGTAAAATAATCCAACATTATTATCGGGAAAAACATTCTTTGCCATCCATTTACATGGTCCACACCAGCTGGTATAACAATCTATAAAAATAATTTTATTTTCCTTTTTAGCTAAATCTTTTGCCTCATTAAATGAACCTTCAAAAAAATTAATTCCCTGCGAAAAGCTTAATATGGATATGAATAAAAAAAATATTATCAGACTTATTTTATACATGATTAGTTCTTTTTATTCAAAGATAATGTTTTTCTTGTAACTTTAAACTTTCAATTAATTTTATAAATGACAGAAAAAATTGAAACATTTGAGTTGCTTAGCAGCTCACAAAATCCAAAAATTAAGTTTGCACTTGAATTATTGAACTCAAAAGGTAGAAAAAAACACGGACTTTTTTTGGCAGAAGGATTACGTGAAATGAAGATTGCTTTAAAATCTGGTTTCATGCCTTTACAAATATTTTTCAATTCAGATTTTAAAGAAAAAAAAGGTATCCACAGTTTAAGTTTCTTTAATTTACCTAAGTACAATATTTTTGAAGTTGAAAAAAAAATATTCAGCAGAATTGCCTATCGCGAGGACACCGAAGGGATAACAGGAATATTTAAAACCCGTAAAACAAGTTTAGAAACTTTAATTCTACCAAAGAATCCATTAATAATAGTTTTAGAATCGGTTGAAAAACCGGGTAATCTGGGTGCAGTATTAAGAACAGCCGATGCTGCAAATGTTGATGCTGTTATTATTTGTGATCCGATTATTGATTTATATAACCCTAATGTTATTCGTTCCAGCATAGGTTGTATTTTTTCTAAACAAACTATTGTAAGTACATCGGAAGAAACTATTAATTGGTTAAAATCAAAAGATATTTCGATATTTTCTGCAGCATTAACAGCAGATAAATATTATCATGAAACAAATTTCACAAAAGGTAGTGCAATTGTAATGGGAACAGAAGCAGATGGATTATCTGAAATATGGTTAACACAATGCACTAAACAGATTAAAATTCCAATGCTGGGTAAAATAGATTCATTAAATGTATCAAATGCAACAGCAATTATTGTTTTTGAAGCAATGCGTCAAAGAGGATTTAAATAACAATTATTTTAAACTGTAAAATGCTGGTTCTGTATACTATGTAATTTTCTATAAAGACCATCTATTTCCAGCAATTGAGCATGCTTTCCTCTTTCAATAATTTCGCCATTATTAATTACAAGAATTTCATCAGCATTAACAATAGTAGATAAACGGTGAGCAATAACAATTGAAGTTCTGTTACTCATTAACTTTGTTAGAGCATCCTGAACTAATCTTTCCGATTCGGTATCAAGAGAAGAAGTTGCTTCATCAAGAATTAATATTGGTGGATTTTTTAATACTGCACGTGCAATGCTTATACGTTGTTTCTGACCACCTGAAAGCTTATCTCCGCTATCACCGATATTTGTATAAAGATGATTCGGATATACTTTTATAAACTCATAGGCATTTGCTACAGAAGCTGCCTCTATTACCTTCTCTTCTGATGAATTAATTGATCCAAATGCTATATTGTTATAGAAAGTATCATTAAATAAAATCGGTTGTTGTGTAACAATGCCCATTAAATTTCTAAGATCTTTAATTTTAATATCTTTAATAGACACTCCATCAACTAAAATATCTCCTTCAGAAACATCAAAAAACCTTGGGATTAAATCTGCAATAGTTGACTTACCTGCACCAGAAGGTCCAACAAGAGCAACTGTTTTTCCTTTTTCAATTTTCAGATTTACATTTTTAACAACGTACTCATTTTCATATTTAAATGAGACATTTTTAAATTCGATACAGGATTTAAACTCTGTAACACTTAATGGTTCTGCTTTTTCATGAATAATATTATCTGCAAACAAAACTGATTCTATCCTATCTAATGACGCCATTCCCTTTTGAATATTATAATATGCCTGTGAAAAAGCCTTTGCAGGATTAATGATTTGTGAGAATATAATTATATATGCAATAAATTCAGTTGCCTTTAAACTTCCCTCATCATTTAATACCATAGACCCACCAAAATACATCATAATAACCAATACTATAGTTCCCATAAATTCGCTCAATGGTGAAGCCAAATAACGTCTTCTGAAAATTTTAATCATTAATCTGGTATAAAATCCATTCATACTTTCAAAACGATCATTCATTTTTGCTTCTGCATTAAACCCTTTTATAATTCTTAATCCAGAAAGAGTTTCTTCAACAACACTTAAGATACCACCCATTCGCCTTTGTCCCTGATTCGATTGTTTTCTTAGCGATTTACCAATTCTTCCAATAACAAATCCACTCAAAGGCAATAATACCAAAACAAATAAAGTGAGCTCATAGCTCATAAATAAAAGTGTGAAGAAATAAATTAAGATTGTTAATGGATCACGAAAAATCATTTCTATAGAACTCATTATACTCCACTCAACCTCCTGCACATCGCTTGACATACGGCTTATAATATCGCCTTTTCTTTCATTTGAAAAATAAGATAATGGAAGCCTGAGTATTTTATTATAAAGCTTATTTCTAATATCCTTAATTACACCATTTCTTAAAGGTGCCATAAAATAATTTGCAAGAAAAATACATAGGTTCTTTAACAATGAAGTTGAAATAACCACAATACAAACAAGTATTAATGCTGCTATTTTACCATTATCATCTATTTGCTTTGTTAGAAAATAATTAAAATTATGTTGTATCGATTCTACATTAAATGCAAAAGCCATTTTATCTCTAACAGGTTCCTGAATATCAAACAGAACACCTAAAAAAGGAATAACCATTGTTAGTGAAAAAAGTGCAAAAACAGCTCCCAACACATTAAACATTGCATTTAGCAATGCTAATCCCCAATATGGTTTAATATAAACAAAAAGTCTACGTAGCTTTTTCATTAATTTAATATTAAATACCGGTATATGTAAAAGGTGTTATTTTTAACAGTTCTGCTTTAACAGCATCACTAACAGTTAAGCCATTAATAAACTGAACCATTGTCTCCTGATTTATTTTTCCATCAACTCTGGTTAAATCTTTTAGTGCTTCATATGCATTTGGATATCCCTCTCGGCGTAATATAGTTTGAATTCCTTCTGCAACCACAGCCCAGTTATTATTTAAATCCGCTTCTATAGCTTCCTTATTTACAATCAGTTTTTCTAAACCTTTAATTATTGATTTCATTGCAATTAAAGTGTGAGCAAAAGGAACCCCAATATTTCTTGTAACTGTTGAATCTGTTAAATCTCTTTGTAAACGTGATATTGGAAGTTTTGCCGAAATAAATTCGAACATTGAATTTGCCAATCCTAAATTTCCTTCAGCATTTTCGAAGTCAATAGGATTTACTTTATGTGGCATTGCTGATGAACCAACTTCTCCTTCTTTAATTTTTTGTTTAAAATAACCTAAAGAAATATAAGTCCAGATATCTCTGCATAAATCTGTTAAAACAACATTAATTCTTTTTAAGTTATCAAAATGAGCTGCAAGATTATCATAATGCTCAATTTGTGTAGTAGTTTGAGAACGTTCTAGTTCTAATACATGGTTAACAAAAGCATTTGCAAACTCGGACCATTTAACTGAAGGATAAGCAACAACATGAGCATTAAAATTACCGGTTGCACCACCAAACTTTGCTGAATAAGGAATTACATATAATAAACCTAACTGCTTTTGAATTCTTTCAACAAAAACCATTATTTCTTTTCCTAATCTGGTAGGGGAAGCAGGTTGTCCATGAGTTCTTGCCAACATTGGAATTTGCTTCCAATCTTCAGATAAATTTATAAGATTGTCAACTAATCTATCAATTAATGGATAATATACTTCATTAATTGCATTTTTTAATAAAAGTGGTAATGCTGTGTTATTTACATCTTGCGAAGTTAGTCCGAAATGAATAAACTCTCTGTATTCACTTATGTTTATTGCGTCAAATTTTTCTTTTAGAAAATACTCAACAGCCTTAACATCATGATTAGTTACTTTTTCTATTTCTTTAATTCTTAATGCATCTTTTACAGAAAACACATCATAAATATTAATTAAATCAGCAAACTTTGAATGGTCAAAACCTACTAACTGAGGCAAAGGAATTCGACAAAGAGCTATAAAATATTGAATTTCTACATATACTCTGTATTTTATCAAAGCATATTCGCTAAAATAGTTTTCTAACTCTGAAGTTTTGCTTCTATACCTACCATCAATTGGTGAAATAGCTGAAATTTCTAATAATTCCATCAATTATTTATTTTTTTCTTAGCTGCAAATATAAACATTTAGAACTTTAATTAATAGCCAAGAAAATCAGAAACCTTTTAAATAAAAAAAGCCAACTGTTTAGTTGGCTTTTTAGAATAATAACAATCACTATTTATTTTGTAATTAAGATCTTTTTAGTTGTGGATTTATTACCATCAGATATTTTAACAAAATACATACCCTGTGGTTGATCAGAAAGATTTACAGAAATTAAAGGATTTGTATTATTAAATGAAGTAACAACATCACCTAAAATATTAGTAATTTCAATATTTGTATTTTGTGCATTTCTAATATTAATAACACCATTAGATGGATTTGGATAAACAACAGACTCAAGACTTAAATTATTATCATTAATACTTAAAATAAGTTGTTGCTTAGTTGCATTAATAACCTCACCTGTAGCGTTATTAATAAAAAGTCCTATCATATTAATTTTAGTTTCATCCCATGAAGGATCTAAAGTTATAGAATATGATTGAGTTAACAATGTACCCATAGCTACAGTAGCTGGAACGCTTCCAATTGTTCCATCCCAACCTCCTAATAAAGCTCTTCCTACATGGTCATATACCATTTGAGCAGCAGGAACAGGATTAGGTTTTGTTTCGTAACCACCCATTACACCATAAGCTCCACCTGCATATGCATTAGCCTGATTATAATCAGATGTAGTTCCAGTAACTCCATCTTCAGAAATAATTGCATTAAATCTATAATCTCCATTTAAAGCAGCAGCGCAGTCAGCAACAACATCATAAGAAAGGAGTCTTGAAGTTGTATTATAAACAACATTTGAAATGCTTAATCCTAAAGGAACAACTTTAGTACTTCTTACATTAAAAGCAGCTTCAAAATCAGTTGGGTCTTTTTCTCCATCAACTCTATCAACTAATCCACTTGGGTATCCGCTAATTCTTGCACCAATTTCTGCATCATATTCAGAATCAACCATAGGATCTGCATTATGAACTGCAACACCGATCCAGTTAGTTGGATGATTTGTTGCCATTAGTCCCATATAAACATGACCTCTTACACACCACTGGCACCATGTACCAGTACCTTCTTCACCAAAAACAACTTTTTGAGGCACCCATGTCATAAGAAAGAATTCATTTGAGAATGCATCATTTGAAGTATTTTCATCACCAACTAAAGCAGTTGTGGCTGAAATTGTATAAGTTGCAGCTACAGAAAAATCTTCAGCCTGTGTAAATGTATAAGTATATGTTGCACCAGGAGCAATTGATGCAGTAACTAGTTCAGTTACAGTTGCACCTCCATTTATAGAGTATGAAACATTAAAATTAGATTGTGCTACAAGACCATAATTCATAATATTTAATTGTACATGTTCTGTTGAAGATAAAACAATACCATTTACTGGTAAAGCAGCATTTAAAACACCAATATCATTATTAAATGGATCTGCAATTGTACCTGTAAACTTATACATACCACCAACAGTGGCACTTGTATTAAAGCTACCAGCCCAACCGCAAGAATTGTTAACCCAAGCTGTTGCAAGTACCTGTCCAGGAACACCTACAAAATCAGTCCAAATATGTCCGCCATATAAGCTATATGATGCATTAGCAGAACTACCTGCTGTAGTTACATATGTATTTGGAGTACCTGGTACATATGCAATATCACTTGTGTATAAATTTCCAGAAGGAGTGAATAAAGTCCAAGTTGCTCCTCCGTCAGAAGTTTCACAAACTAAACCATTACTTGTTTGATATAATATACCATTATTTGCATCTTTAAAAATAATTTTACAAGCAGATGTTAAAGGTGTTGATACAACAGTCCAGTTAAGTCCCATGTCAGTTGATTTAAAAACCCTACCTTTATTTGTAGAAAACCAAACTGTATTACCAAAAGTACTATAAAAACCAGTTGTTCCATACTCATCAGAAGCACTTGGAGCAGGAATATTTCCTGTAGGAGTTCTTACCCAATTTGTACCTCCATTAGTTGTTGTGTAAATTTCAAAATATCCGCCATTTGGATCTCCCATGCAAAATCCATTATTAGCATCCCAAAAATGAATTACGTTAGGAAAGCCACTTGGAGCAGAAAAAGTTGCTGTAGTTTGTGGTGCCCATGTATTTCCTCCATCAGTAGTTTTCAATATTTTTCCACCACCTGCTGAGCTATTAAAAACAGGCATCCAAGCAGTATTTCCATCAATTCCAAAAATCATTGAAGAACCATAATTAGATGTATATCCAGTAATAGTTTTTGCTGTCCAGGTTGCACCTCCATTTGTAGTTTTAGTAAACTCGGTAATATAGGTAGAAGTACTTGTTCCATTATAGGCTGTTGCCCAAACGTTATTTGCATCTACAGCATGAATGTATTGAATTCCCCTTGATGCCGTAGCAAAACCTGTTGCCTGTTCAGTCCACTGCGCAAAGGAAGTCGCAGCTAAAAACATTACTAATAATGATAAGTAAATTTTTTTCATATTAATTAATTTAGGTAATACAATTAAAAAAAGTTGACACAAATATAATACATTATTAAAATAAAACTTTATATATAATAACTTTCTAAATGCATTTAGTATTTAAAACTATATACTAACATTATTTAGTTGATATCGGCATTAATTTCAATTTGTGCATATTCAACAAATACATATCTTTGCACCTCGAAAATATAAATATAATGATAAAAATTACCTTTCCTGACAATAAAGTCAGAGAATATGAAAGTGGAGTTAACGGTTATGATATTGCTAAAAGCCTTAGCAATAGCCTGGCACAGGAGATTCTTTCTATCTCAGTAAATGATGAACTTTGGGATATTAACAGACCAATAAATTTTGATGCTTCTATTAAATTACACAAATGGGAACAAACAGAAGGTAAACATGCATTCTGGCATAGTTCTGCTCATATTTTAGCTGAAGCAATTGAATTTTATTACCCGGGCACCAAATTTGGTATTGGTCCGGTAATAGAAAACGGATTTTATTACGATATTGATTTACCTGAGGGTATTACACTTATTGAAAGCGACTTACCTAAAATAGAACAAAAAATTCTTGAACTTTCAAGATCTAAATGTGTTTTTGTTCGTGAAGATATTTCTAAAGCAGAAGCATTAGATTTTTTCACAAAAAAGAATGATCCGCTTAAATTGGAGTTAATTAATGAATTGGAAGACGGTACTATAACACTTTACAAACAAGGAAACTTTACAGATCTTTGCCGTGGGCCACATCTTCCTGACTCAAGCTTTATTAAAGCAGTTAAATTACTTAGTCTTGCAGGAGCATACTGGAGAGGTAACGAAAAAAACAAGCAGCTGACAAGAATTTATGGCATTACTTTTCCAAAACAAAAATTACTTGATGAATATCTGGTTTTACTAGAAGAAGCAAAAAAACGAGATCACAGAAGAATTGGAAAAGACTTAGAATTATTTGCTTTTTCTCAAAAAGTTGGAGCAGGTTTACCATTATGGCTTCCAAAAGGTGCAATGCTTCGCGAAAGACTTGAGCAATTTCTAAAAAAAGTTCAAAAGAAATACGGTTATCTTCCGGTAATTACACCACATATCGGACAAAAAGAACTTTATGTTACATCAGGACATTATGCAAAATATGGTGCAGATTCTTTTCAGCCAATTCATACTCCAGCTGAAGATGAAGAATTCTTGCTTAAACCAATGAACTGCCCTCATCACTGCGAAATTTATAAACTAAAACCTCATTCATATCGCGATTTACCTATTCGATTTGCAGAGTTCGGAACAGTTTATCGTTACGAACAAAGCGGAGAATTACATGGACTTACTCGCGTTAGAAGTTTTACTCAGGATGATGCACATATATTCTGTCGTCCAGATCAATTAAAAGAAGAATTTTTAAAAGTAATTGATATTGTTTTATACATTTTCAAGACTCTTGAATTTAAGGACTTTGTGAGCCAAATTTCACTTCGTGACCCAAATAATAAAGAAAAATATATTGGAAGCGACGAAAATTGGGATAAAGCTGAAAGTGCAATTATTGAAGCTGCTGCTGAAAAAGGTTTGAATAC
This region includes:
- a CDS encoding ATP-binding cassette domain-containing protein, coding for MKKLRRLFVYIKPYWGLALLNAMFNVLGAVFALFSLTMVIPFLGVLFDIQEPVRDKMAFAFNVESIQHNFNYFLTKQIDDNGKIAALILVCIVVISTSLLKNLCIFLANYFMAPLRNGVIKDIRNKLYNKILRLPLSYFSNERKGDIISRMSSDVQEVEWSIMSSIEMIFRDPLTILIYFFTLLFMSYELTLFVLVLLPLSGFVIGRIGKSLRKQSNQGQRRMGGILSVVEETLSGLRIIKGFNAEAKMNDRFESMNGFYTRLMIKIFRRRYLASPLSEFMGTIVLVIMMYFGGSMVLNDEGSLKATEFIAYIIIFSQIINPAKAFSQAYYNIQKGMASLDRIESVLFADNIIHEKAEPLSVTEFKSCIEFKNVSFKYENEYVVKNVNLKIEKGKTVALVGPSGAGKSTIADLIPRFFDVSEGDILVDGVSIKDIKIKDLRNLMGIVTQQPILFNDTFYNNIAFGSINSSEEKVIEAASVANAYEFIKVYPNHLYTNIGDSGDKLSGGQKQRISIARAVLKNPPILILDEATSSLDTESERLVQDALTKLMSNRTSIVIAHRLSTIVNADEILVINNGEIIERGKHAQLLEIDGLYRKLHSIQNQHFTV
- a CDS encoding thioredoxin family protein is translated as MYKISLIIFFLFISILSFSQGINFFEGSFNEAKDLAKKENKIIFIDCYTSWCGPCKWMAKNVFPDNNVGLFYNTNFVNYKLDMEKGVGKDVKKTYGINAYPTLLYINGDGEVEHRSLGGCDTAEFIRTGKRALDRENNFGSLLRKYNSGDRTPELLSKYALACVNLNISYDINEYFKTQNDTDLLKEINLSLMEWYLTDINSREFKYFAANNDKFKQIYGTQRIETRLVTIFAKSLWVLTTQKDPKPVKIVIKERIDPYNFVDSAKIAAKIEMQFYCTSKWRDWEYYGVLADKYINNFGLENIQNYELEYIIQNVTKNVTKVEILNNAIKWCDYLINNNYLSAEIMLDKARIYKKLGKNFEAKEFANSALIEEQKKEKPQIKEYQKFLNELEKPVEKN
- a CDS encoding sigma-54-dependent Fis family transcriptional regulator, which gives rise to MPRILIIDDEKSIRNTLKEILEYEKYEVEIAEDGPQGLEIISSSKIDAVLCDIKMPKMDGIEVLLNIAKDQPEVPVIMISGHGDIETAVDSLKKGAFDYIQKPLDLNRLLVTLRNALDKSKLVIETKILRKKINKAYEMVGSSSAISKVKEMIEKIAPTDARVLITGENGTGKELVAHQIHEKSNRSTGPFIEVNCAAIPSELIESELFGHEKGAFTSAIKQRIGKFEQATGGTLFLDEIGDMSLSAQAKVLRALQENRITKVGGEKEIQVNVRVIAATNKNLKEEIEKHCFREDLYHRLSVILIQVPPLNERKEDIPELANHFIEQICNDYGIPKKKITAGAIKELQTIKWTGNIREFHNVIERLIILCQNEITETDVKSFAQPLGH
- the purB gene encoding adenylosuccinate lyase yields the protein MELLEISAISPIDGRYRSKTSELENYFSEYALIKYRVYVEIQYFIALCRIPLPQLVGFDHSKFADLINIYDVFSVKDALRIKEIEKVTNHDVKAVEYFLKEKFDAINISEYREFIHFGLTSQDVNNTALPLLLKNAINEVYYPLIDRLVDNLINLSEDWKQIPMLARTHGQPASPTRLGKEIMVFVERIQKQLGLLYVIPYSAKFGGATGNFNAHVVAYPSVKWSEFANAFVNHVLELERSQTTTQIEHYDNLAAHFDNLKRINVVLTDLCRDIWTYISLGYFKQKIKEGEVGSSAMPHKVNPIDFENAEGNLGLANSMFEFISAKLPISRLQRDLTDSTVTRNIGVPFAHTLIAMKSIIKGLEKLIVNKEAIEADLNNNWAVVAEGIQTILRREGYPNAYEALKDLTRVDGKINQETMVQFINGLTVSDAVKAELLKITPFTYTGI
- a CDS encoding RNA methyltransferase encodes the protein MTEKIETFELLSSSQNPKIKFALELLNSKGRKKHGLFLAEGLREMKIALKSGFMPLQIFFNSDFKEKKGIHSLSFFNLPKYNIFEVEKKIFSRIAYREDTEGITGIFKTRKTSLETLILPKNPLIIVLESVEKPGNLGAVLRTADAANVDAVIICDPIIDLYNPNVIRSSIGCIFSKQTIVSTSEETINWLKSKDISIFSAALTADKYYHETNFTKGSAIVMGTEADGLSEIWLTQCTKQIKIPMLGKIDSLNVSNATAIIVFEAMRQRGFK
- the thrS gene encoding threonine--tRNA ligase; this translates as MIKITFPDNKVREYESGVNGYDIAKSLSNSLAQEILSISVNDELWDINRPINFDASIKLHKWEQTEGKHAFWHSSAHILAEAIEFYYPGTKFGIGPVIENGFYYDIDLPEGITLIESDLPKIEQKILELSRSKCVFVREDISKAEALDFFTKKNDPLKLELINELEDGTITLYKQGNFTDLCRGPHLPDSSFIKAVKLLSLAGAYWRGNEKNKQLTRIYGITFPKQKLLDEYLVLLEEAKKRDHRRIGKDLELFAFSQKVGAGLPLWLPKGAMLRERLEQFLKKVQKKYGYLPVITPHIGQKELYVTSGHYAKYGADSFQPIHTPAEDEEFLLKPMNCPHHCEIYKLKPHSYRDLPIRFAEFGTVYRYEQSGELHGLTRVRSFTQDDAHIFCRPDQLKEEFLKVIDIVLYIFKTLEFKDFVSQISLRDPNNKEKYIGSDENWDKAESAIIEAAAEKGLNTVVELGEAAFYGPKLDFMVKDALGRKWQLGTIQVDYNLPERFELEYIGNDNQKHRPVMIHRAPFGSMERFVAVLIEHTAGKFPLWLTPEQAVILPISEKYNEYAKKVENLLNNSDIRSLIDDRNEKIGKKIRDNELKRIPYLLIVGEKEEQTGTIAVRKQSEGDKGSMTIEDFANHIKKEVDEMLEEIN
- a CDS encoding T9SS type A sorting domain-containing protein; this translates as MKKIYLSLLVMFLAATSFAQWTEQATGFATASRGIQYIHAVDANNVWATAYNGTSTSTYITEFTKTTNGGATWTAKTITGYTSNYGSSMIFGIDGNTAWMPVFNSSAGGGKILKTTDGGNTWAPQTTATFSAPSGFPNVIHFWDANNGFCMGDPNGGYFEIYTTTNGGTNWVRTPTGNIPAPSASDEYGTTGFYSTFGNTVWFSTNKGRVFKSTDMGLNWTVVSTPLTSACKIIFKDANNGILYQTSNGLVCETSDGGATWTLFTPSGNLYTSDIAYVPGTPNTYVTTAGSSANASYSLYGGHIWTDFVGVPGQVLATAWVNNSCGWAGSFNTSATVGGMYKFTGTIADPFNNDIGVLNAALPVNGIVLSSTEHVQLNIMNYGLVAQSNFNVSYSINGGATVTELVTASIAPGATYTYTFTQAEDFSVAATYTISATTALVGDENTSNDAFSNEFFLMTWVPQKVVFGEEGTGTWCQWCVRGHVYMGLMATNHPTNWIGVAVHNADPMVDSEYDAEIGARISGYPSGLVDRVDGEKDPTDFEAAFNVRSTKVVPLGLSISNVVYNTTSRLLSYDVVADCAAALNGDYRFNAIISEDGVTGTTSDYNQANAYAGGAYGVMGGYETKPNPVPAAQMVYDHVGRALLGGWDGTIGSVPATVAMGTLLTQSYSITLDPSWDETKINMIGLFINNATGEVINATKQQLILSINDNNLSLESVVYPNPSNGVINIRNAQNTNIEITNILGDVVTSFNNTNPLISVNLSDQPQGMYFVKISDGNKSTTKKILITK